From Flavobacterium arcticum, the proteins below share one genomic window:
- a CDS encoding PspC domain-containing protein, with translation MSFVTKIRHFFERNGFHVSSRLADRLGMRATNVRLFFIYISFVTVGLWFGVYLTLAFWLRLKDMVYTKRTSVFDL, from the coding sequence ATGTCATTTGTAACTAAAATACGTCACTTTTTTGAGCGCAACGGCTTTCATGTATCGTCGCGCCTTGCCGATAGGTTAGGTATGCGAGCTACTAATGTGCGTTTGTTTTTTATCTATATCTCGTTTGTAACGGTAGGGCTTTGGTTTGGCGTGTATCTAACACTGGCTTTTTGGCTGCGCCTGAAAGATATGGTTTACACAAAACGAACTTCAGTATTCGACTTATAA